In Rhodamnia argentea isolate NSW1041297 chromosome 4, ASM2092103v1, whole genome shotgun sequence, the following proteins share a genomic window:
- the LOC115750033 gene encoding L-gulonolactone oxidase 3 has translation MADSQWLLPALLLLFLLLRMDSILLRTASMPPPSPVTCNSPGGDGCILRNAYGAWNDRLDCHVQNVTYPSTEEELRSAVAYAARSGLNVKVVSKFSHTIPKLACPGRNGSADSFLISTANYASTIDVDMTNLVVTADAGVPLRELIDRVEGQGLSLVAAPYWEGVSVGGLISMGAHGSSWWGKGGAVHDHVVGISLVVPAKESEGFAKVIRIQAQDQLLNAARVSLGMLGVISKVKFSLERRFKRSITYNFTDDARIEETYMDHAMKYEFADIAWYPSKHTAVYRYDNRVLLNTSGDGVYDFLGFQSNSVVVSKSVRATEKSLENARNVDGKCVLASTTLGYKKLIANGLRNGLIFTGYPVIGHQGKMQTSGSCLYSPPSRTDLTCAWDPRVDGLFFYETTAIFPAQRFAGFIQDVKKLRDVNPENFCGVDIYNGFLIRFIKASKAYLGQPEDSVAVDFNYYRANDPSTPRLNQDVWEEVEQMAFFKHGAKPHWAKNRKLAFLNVRNKYPNFAKFMAAKKQLDPQNMFSSEWSDEILFRNEAAKGDGCALEGQCICSEDSHCSPAKGYLCKAGLVYKEARVCRYTQSSEA, from the exons ATGGCCGATTCTCAATGGCTCCTCCctgccctcctcctcctcttcctcctccttcgcaTGGACTCGATCTTGCTCCGAACTGCTTCCATGCCACCGCCTTCCCCGGTTACGTGCAACAGTCCTGGTGGTGACGGTTGCATCCTCCGCAACGCGTATGGCGCGTGGAACGACAGATTGGACTGCCATGTCCAGAATGTCACGTACCCTTCAACCGAAGAAGAGCTCCGCTCGGCCGTGGCCTACGCAGCTCGCAGTGGACTGAACGTCAAAGTCGTGAGCAAGTTCTCCCACACCATCCCGAAGCTGGCCTGCCCCGGGAGGAATGGATCTGCCGACTCATTCTTGATAAGCACGGCGAATTATGCCTCTACTATCGACGTCGACATGACCAATTTGGTGGTCACGGCAGATGCGGGGGTTCCGCTGCGGGAGCTGATCGACAGAGTCGAGGGACAAGGGTTGAGCCTGGTGGCCGCACCGTACTGGGAGGGCGTGAGCGTGGGCGGGCTGATAAGCATGGGGGCGCATGGCAGCTCATGGTGGGGAAAGGGCGGGGCGGTGCACGATCACGTGGTCGGGATTAGCCTCGTGGTACCCGCCAAGGAATCGGAAGGTTTTGCCAAAGTCATCAGAATTCAGGCGCAGGATCAGCTTCTTAATGCAGCTAGAGTCTCACTGGGCATGTTGGGTGTGATCTCCAAG GTGAAGTTTTCTCTCGAGAGAAGGTTCAAGAGAAGCATAACCTACAATTTCACGGACGATGCTCGGATCGAAGAGACATATATGGACCACGCCATGAAGTACGAATTTGCCGATATCGCTTGGTACCCGTCTAAACACACCGCTGTTTACAGATACGATAACCGAGTCCTGCTGAACACGTCGGGTGATGGCGTTTATGACTTTCTAGGATTTCAATCCAACTCAGTTGTTGTTTCTAAATCCGTTCGAGCAACCG AGAAGTCACTGGAGAATGCAAGGAACGTGGATGGAAAGTGTGTATTGGCGTCTACCACGTTGGGATACAAGAAGCTGATTGCCAATGGTTTGAGGAACGGCCTGATCTTCACTGGCTATCCGGTTATCGGTCACCAGGGAAAAATGCAGACTTCCGGTTCGTGTTTATATTCGCCTCCCTCGAGAACTGACCTCACTTGCGCTTGGGATCCAAGAGTCGATGGGCTCTTTTTCTACGAGACGACAGCAATATTCCCTGCCCAAAGATTCGCAGGTTTCATTCAAGACGTGAAGAAGCTCAGGGACGTGAATCCAGAGAACTTCTGCGGAGTCGATATCTATAATGGGTTTCTGATACGTTTCATCAAGGCCTCCAAGGCGTACTTAGGCCAACCTGAGGACTCGGTCGCGGTGGATTTCAACTACTACCGAGCCAATGACCCCTCGACCCCAAGGCTGAATCAAGATGTGTGGGAGGAAGTGGAGCAGATGGCGTTCTTCAAGCACGGTGCCAAGCCGCATTGGGCTAAAAACAGGAAATTAGCATTCTTGAACGTCCGAAACAAGTATCCCAATTTCGCCAAATTCATGGCAGCTAAGAAGCAATTGGACCCACAAAACATGTTCTCAAGTGAATGGTCAGATGAGATATTGTTTCGGAATGAAGCAGCAAAAGGTGATGGGTGCGCCCTAGAAGGACAGTGCATATGTTCAGAAGACAGCCATTGTAGTCCAGCAAAAGGTTATCTTTGCAAAGCAGGGCTTGTTTATAAGGAAGCTAGGGTTTGTAGGTACACACAATCTTCAGAGGCATAA